Proteins encoded together in one Carassius auratus strain Wakin unplaced genomic scaffold, ASM336829v1 scaf_tig00215906, whole genome shotgun sequence window:
- the LOC113096278 gene encoding protein KHNYN-like isoform X1 — translation MALSGLMEDEFTCAGVLRGALLALQPTVERIFGVKLSIGEEDALSAQSGQIWLQLLGASGDVQAAKLFVKGVVNQEAQQEIQFPEVLHCVFSGAKGLFMDGLIKNSSAQIVVGSQGIILITGLAEPVVKAYSFITDLLEKYKSSQGRRNEAGLESLESRRAFKAIVESLEDRHTLDLLVLPVLVKEVLLDLVKQSGLDSYAKRDREGLIPFKGNGSWAMQRTVDEIDFGGSEGQLRSNYNAENSPSKQPGLYLQSAHHRINGTDDFSRKSYNSFSQSLALDPTHFEMPASPERGSPQETRSKTPSHDSVLLSAGSREDFDHLLMFFTTMGFAKDVVQAVLTRTGPREASQLLDLIQQEQHKSGQRNLPSESQNVTGIGGEMHEALQILEASKEKPNAKEEDFVLDVLKKAAATCGYTEETVMEVCSNLPELKPHELLMELQKQGEVNRTRGGSKKADWKIGPNSVADLDTGSEKAGAEMRTTKVDPSNPVNINGRPLSVRGPPQTTYCFETLDSEVQPMDSHVQLPPRTICQNPDLSSPNISNQSIPHKPQHGRSGAASVVTGSQRFLESLKTPFKLQLSDEPGDSMLRQIIIDGSNVAMSHGLGVFFSCRGIALAVQQFWARGHREITVFVPQWRQKSNSKVKERQYMNELCDLGFLKYTPSREVEGKRINSYDDRFMLELAQKTKGVIVTNDNLRDLVDESPAWRDIIKKSLLQYVFAGDLFMLPDDPLGRGGPHLRDFLHKHNSSLPVPGSHSYAGASASSPHRPATLHAHTEVLRFRDRTPGGPSRGQGSGRGQWDEGEGRQEVRERTAEETLKLLQGLVTIFPGQESVIIMILQCHPRIRDVSRLTDLILEQQE, via the exons ATGGCTCTCTCAGGTCTGATGGAGGACGAGTTCACCTGTGCAGGTGTGTTGAGGGGGGCGCTGCTGGCACTGCAGCCCACCGTCGAGCGGATCTTTGGGGTGAAGCTGAGTATCGGAGAAGAGGACGCTCTGTCTGCGCAGAGTGGTCAGATCTGGCTGCAGCTGCTGGGGGCTTCAGGAGACGTGCAGGCCGCGAAG CTGTTTGTGAAAGGTGTCGTCAATCAGGAAGCTCAGCAAGAGATCCAGTTTCCTGAAGTGCTTCACTGTGTCTTCAGTGGTGCTAAAGGGCTGTTTATGGATGGCCTGATTAAAAATTCCTCCGCTCAAATAGTG GTGGGATCTCAAGGCATCATCCTCATAACCGGGCTGGCAGAACCTGTGGTGAAAGCCTATTCCTTTATTACTGACCTGCTGGAGAAGTACAAGAGCAGCCAGGGACGGCGCAATGAGGCTGGCCTCGAATCCCTGGAGTCACGTCGGGCCTTCAAAGCCATCGTGGAGAGTCTGGAGGACCGTCACACCCTGGACCTGCTGGTGTTACCTGTGCTGGTGAAAGAGGTCCTGCTGGATTTGGTCAAGCAGTCTGGATTGGACTCGTATGCAAAGCGGGACCGGGAAGGTCTGATCCCGTTCAAAGGCAATGGATCGTGGGCGATGCAGAGAACTGTTGATGAAATAGATTTTGGAGGCTCTGAGGGGCAGCTGAGATCGAATTATAATGCAGAGAACTCACCTTCCAAGCAGCCAGGTCTTTATCTACAATCTGCCCATCACAGAATTAACGGGACGGATGATTTCAGCAGAAAATCATACAACTCTTTTTCTCAAAGCTTGGCCCTTGACCCAACACACTTTGAGATGCCGGCGTCTCCAGAACGAGGTTCGCCACAAGAAACCAGATCTAAAACGCCATCGCATGACTCTGTGCTGTTGTCCGCGGGGAGCAGAGAGGATTTCGACCACCTCCTCATGTTCTTCACCACAATGGGATTTGCCAAGGACGTGGTGCAAGCTGTTCTAACCCGAACCGGTCCCAGAGAAGCCTCGCAGCTTCTGGATTTGATCCAGCAGGAGCAGCACAAATCTGGCCAGCGGAACCTCCCCAGCGAGTCCCAAAATGTGACGGGAATTGGTGGAGAAATGCATGAGGCACTTCAGATTCTAGAAGCCAGTAAAGAAAAACCCAATGCTAAAGAGGAAGACTTTGTCTTGGATGTGTTGAAGAAGGCTGCGGCCACTTGTGGCTACACCGAAGAGACAGTAATGGAAGTGTGCAGCAATCTCCCCGAACTCAAGCCACACGAGCTGCTCATGGAACTGCAGAAACAAGGAGAGGTGAACAGGACCAGAGGAGGCTCTAAAAAAGCTGACTGGAAGATTGGTCCAAATTCAGTCGCAGATCTCGACACCGGGAGTGAAAAGGCTGGAGCAGAGATGAGGACCACAAAGGTAGACCCATCCAATCCAGTGAACATTAATGGCAGGCCTTTATCGGTGAGAGGACCACCGCAGACGACATACTGCTTTGAAACCTTGGACTCCGAAGTACAGCCAATGGATTCACACGTCCAACTGCCTCCACGGACTATCTGTCAGAACCCAGATCTCAGTTCCCCAAATATCTCCAACCAGTCCATTCCGCACAAACCTCAACACGGCAGATCAGGTGCAGCATCGGTGGTCACAGGATCACAGCGGTTCCTCGAGAGCCTCAAGACACCCTTCAAACTGCAGCTGTCGGACGAGCCTGGTGACTCCATGCTGCGTCAGATCATCATCGATGGGAGCAATGTCGCAATGAG TCACGGTTTGGGGGTGTTTTTCTCCTGTCGAGGCATCGCTCTGGCCGTGCAGCAGTTTTGGGCGAGAGGTCATCGTGAGATCACCGTGTTCGTCCCTCAGTGGAGACAGAAGAGCAACTCAAAGGTTAAAG AGAGGCAATACATGAATGAACTCTGTGATCTGGGTTTCCTCAAATACACTCCATCCAGAGAGGTCGAGGGCAAGAGAATCAACTCATACGACGACCG ATTCATGCTGGAGCTGGCGCAGAAGACCAAAGGAGTGATTGTGACCAATGACAACCTGAGAGATCTGGTGGACGAGTCGCCCGCCTGGAGAGACATCATTAAGAAAAG TTTGCTTCAGTACGTGTTTGCCGGCGATCTTTTCATGTTACCTGACGATCCTTTGGGCCGCGGTGGTCCTCATCTGAGAGACTTCCTTCATAAACACAACAG TAGTTTACCTGTCCCAGGCAGTCACTCATACGCAGGTGCATCCGCGTCCTCTCCTCATCGGCCTGCCACGCTGCACGCTCACACCGAAGTGCTGCGCTTTCGAGACCGGACACCGGGGGGTCCCAGCAGAGGTCAGGGGTCAGGCAGAGGTCAGTGGGATGAGGGCGAGGGGCGTCAGGAGGTCAGGGAGAGGACGGCGGAGGAGACGCTGAAGCTGCTGCAGGGTTTAGTGACGATCTTTCCTGGCCAGGAGAGCGTGATTATCATGATCCTGCAGTGTCACCCGAGGATCAGAGACGTCAGCCGACTCACAGACCTCATCCTGGAACAACAGGAATGA
- the LOC113096283 gene encoding receptor-interacting serine/threonine-protein kinase 3-like isoform X2, protein MGENYCIRLNVFGDECLRCWRSIGAGRFGDVYRAKHSTLGMDVAIKFLHYKDGSSIQREAQLMFQGGNPNVIRILGLYEGRVDGERLQSGLVMEFMPKGSVADLLQTLAGPPPWPLTFRMAHEISLGMNFLHHLSPPLLHLDLKPSNVLLDDSLQAKLTDFGLSRVAQSVSRCSGQKDEDEGGMLSYMPPEALQSVNYKANKASDVYSYGVLLWSMVTGREPYSGALSSLVCFRIPQGDRPDLTSIDRCETEGLDEMVQLMTECWHQDPDRRPSFLCCVNETEKIFQMHRHGLNDAVYDVLKQLDDDDDDYDVCSSLKSIQISHKPLNEAGSQGLSCITGTPPKQETAVSYAKPIKKESFPGPAPPATSVRTTQRQTSTPGGVQITMSNVCGVQIGNNNIMNIVQKPGQRH, encoded by the exons ATGGGCGAGAACTACTGCATCCGGCTGAACGTGTTCGGAGATGAATGTCTGCGGTGCTGGAGGAGCATCGGGGCCGGCAGGTTCGGGGATGTGTACCGGGCGAAGCACTCGACTCTGGGGATGGACGTGGCCATCAAGTTTTTACATTATAAAGACGG ATCGTCCATTCAGAGAGAAGCTCAGCTGATGTTCCAGGGAGGGAATCCTAACGTGATCAGGATCTTGGGTCTGTACGAGGGTCGTGTGGACGGCGAGCGGCTGCAGTCGGGGCTGGTGATGGAGTTCATGCCCAAGGGTTCGGTGGCTGACCTGCTGCAGACGCTGGCCGGGCCTCCGCCGTGGCCTTTGACCTTCCGCATGGCCCACGAGATCAGCCTGGGCATGAACTTCCTCCATCATCTGTCTCCTCCGCTCCTGCATCTGGACCTGAAGCCCAGCAACGTGCTGCTGGACGACAGCCTCCAAGCCAAG CTCACAGATTTCGGTCTGTCCCGAGTGGCTCAAAGCGTTTCTCGATGCTCCGGACAGAAAGACGAGGACGAGGGAGGAATGCTGAGCTACATGCCTCCTGAAGCGCTGCAGTCCGTCAACTACAAAGCCAACAAAGCCTCCGACGTCTACAG TTATGGCGTGCtgttgtggtccatggtcaccgGGAGAGAGCCCTACAGCG GCGCTCTGTCCAGTCTGGTGTGCTTCCGGATCCCTCAGGGGGACAGACCTGACCTGACCTCCATAGACCGCTGCGAGACCGAAGGTCTGGATGAGATGGTGCAGCTCATGACTGAATGCTGGCATCAGGACCCCGACAGGAGACCGTCGTTCCTCT GTTGTGTTAATGAGACCGAGAAGATCTTTCAGATGCACAGACATGGACTCAACGATGCCGTCTATGATGTTCTGAAGcagctg gatgatgatgatgatgattatgatgtcTGTTCCAGTTTGAAATCAATCCAGATCAGCCACAAACCACTCAATG AAGCTGGTTCTCAGGGTTTGTCCTGCATCACCGGAACGCCTCCTAAACAG GAAACGGCTGTGAGTTACGCGAAACCCATAAAGAAAG AATCATTTCCTGGTCCTGCTCCACCAGCGACGTCTGTCAGAACAACACAG CGGCAAACTTCCACACCAG GCGGTGTCCAGATCACCATGTCAAATGTCTGTGGAGTTCAGATCGGCAACAACAACATCATGAATATTGTTCAGAAACCGGGCCAGAGACACTGA
- the LOC113096283 gene encoding receptor-interacting serine/threonine-protein kinase 3-like isoform X1 produces the protein MGENYCIRLNVFGDECLRCWRSIGAGRFGDVYRAKHSTLGMDVAIKFLHYKDGRSSIQREAQLMFQGGNPNVIRILGLYEGRVDGERLQSGLVMEFMPKGSVADLLQTLAGPPPWPLTFRMAHEISLGMNFLHHLSPPLLHLDLKPSNVLLDDSLQAKLTDFGLSRVAQSVSRCSGQKDEDEGGMLSYMPPEALQSVNYKANKASDVYSYGVLLWSMVTGREPYSGALSSLVCFRIPQGDRPDLTSIDRCETEGLDEMVQLMTECWHQDPDRRPSFLCCVNETEKIFQMHRHGLNDAVYDVLKQLDDDDDDYDVCSSLKSIQISHKPLNEAGSQGLSCITGTPPKQETAVSYAKPIKKESFPGPAPPATSVRTTQRQTSTPGGVQITMSNVCGVQIGNNNIMNIVQKPGQRH, from the exons ATGGGCGAGAACTACTGCATCCGGCTGAACGTGTTCGGAGATGAATGTCTGCGGTGCTGGAGGAGCATCGGGGCCGGCAGGTTCGGGGATGTGTACCGGGCGAAGCACTCGACTCTGGGGATGGACGTGGCCATCAAGTTTTTACATTATAAAGACGG CAGATCGTCCATTCAGAGAGAAGCTCAGCTGATGTTCCAGGGAGGGAATCCTAACGTGATCAGGATCTTGGGTCTGTACGAGGGTCGTGTGGACGGCGAGCGGCTGCAGTCGGGGCTGGTGATGGAGTTCATGCCCAAGGGTTCGGTGGCTGACCTGCTGCAGACGCTGGCCGGGCCTCCGCCGTGGCCTTTGACCTTCCGCATGGCCCACGAGATCAGCCTGGGCATGAACTTCCTCCATCATCTGTCTCCTCCGCTCCTGCATCTGGACCTGAAGCCCAGCAACGTGCTGCTGGACGACAGCCTCCAAGCCAAG CTCACAGATTTCGGTCTGTCCCGAGTGGCTCAAAGCGTTTCTCGATGCTCCGGACAGAAAGACGAGGACGAGGGAGGAATGCTGAGCTACATGCCTCCTGAAGCGCTGCAGTCCGTCAACTACAAAGCCAACAAAGCCTCCGACGTCTACAG TTATGGCGTGCtgttgtggtccatggtcaccgGGAGAGAGCCCTACAGCG GCGCTCTGTCCAGTCTGGTGTGCTTCCGGATCCCTCAGGGGGACAGACCTGACCTGACCTCCATAGACCGCTGCGAGACCGAAGGTCTGGATGAGATGGTGCAGCTCATGACTGAATGCTGGCATCAGGACCCCGACAGGAGACCGTCGTTCCTCT GTTGTGTTAATGAGACCGAGAAGATCTTTCAGATGCACAGACATGGACTCAACGATGCCGTCTATGATGTTCTGAAGcagctg gatgatgatgatgatgattatgatgtcTGTTCCAGTTTGAAATCAATCCAGATCAGCCACAAACCACTCAATG AAGCTGGTTCTCAGGGTTTGTCCTGCATCACCGGAACGCCTCCTAAACAG GAAACGGCTGTGAGTTACGCGAAACCCATAAAGAAAG AATCATTTCCTGGTCCTGCTCCACCAGCGACGTCTGTCAGAACAACACAG CGGCAAACTTCCACACCAG GCGGTGTCCAGATCACCATGTCAAATGTCTGTGGAGTTCAGATCGGCAACAACAACATCATGAATATTGTTCAGAAACCGGGCCAGAGACACTGA
- the LOC113096278 gene encoding protein KHNYN-like isoform X2 encodes MALSGLMEDEFTCAGVLRGALLALQPTVERIFGVKLSIGEEDALSAQSGQIWLQLLGASGDVQAAKLFVKGVVNQEAQQEIQFPEVLHCVFSGAKGLFMDGLIKNSSAQIVVGSQGIILITGLAEPVVKAYSFITDLLEKYKSSQGRRNEAGLESLESRRAFKAIVESLEDRHTLDLLVLPVLVKEVLLDLVKQSGLDSYAKRDREGLIPFKGNGSWAMQRTVDEIDFGGSEGQLRSNYNAENSPSKQPGLYLQSAHHRINGTDDFSRKSYNSFSQSLALDPTHFEMPASPERGSPQETRSKTPSHDSVLLSAGSREDFDHLLMFFTTMGFAKDVVQAVLTRTGPREASQLLDLIQQEQHKSGQRNLPSESQNVTGIGGEMHEALQILEASKEKPNAKEEDFVLDVLKKAAATCGYTEETVMEVCSNLPELKPHELLMELQKQGEVNRTRGGSKKADWKIGPNSVADLDTGSEKAGAEMRTTKVDPSNPVNINGRPLSVRGPPQTTYCFETLDSEVQPMDSHVQLPPRTICQNPDLSSPNISNQSIPHKPQHGRSGAASVVTGSQRFLESLKTPFKLQLSDEPGDSMLRQIIIDGSNVAMSHGLGVFFSCRGIALAVQQFWARGHREITVFVPQWRQKSNSKVKERQYMNELCDLGFLKYTPSREVEGKRINSYDDRFMLELAQKTKGVIVTNDNLRDLVDESPAWRDIIKKSLLQYVFAGDLFMLPDDPLGRGGPHLRDFLHKHNSLPVPGSHSYAGASASSPHRPATLHAHTEVLRFRDRTPGGPSRGQGSGRGQWDEGEGRQEVRERTAEETLKLLQGLVTIFPGQESVIIMILQCHPRIRDVSRLTDLILEQQE; translated from the exons ATGGCTCTCTCAGGTCTGATGGAGGACGAGTTCACCTGTGCAGGTGTGTTGAGGGGGGCGCTGCTGGCACTGCAGCCCACCGTCGAGCGGATCTTTGGGGTGAAGCTGAGTATCGGAGAAGAGGACGCTCTGTCTGCGCAGAGTGGTCAGATCTGGCTGCAGCTGCTGGGGGCTTCAGGAGACGTGCAGGCCGCGAAG CTGTTTGTGAAAGGTGTCGTCAATCAGGAAGCTCAGCAAGAGATCCAGTTTCCTGAAGTGCTTCACTGTGTCTTCAGTGGTGCTAAAGGGCTGTTTATGGATGGCCTGATTAAAAATTCCTCCGCTCAAATAGTG GTGGGATCTCAAGGCATCATCCTCATAACCGGGCTGGCAGAACCTGTGGTGAAAGCCTATTCCTTTATTACTGACCTGCTGGAGAAGTACAAGAGCAGCCAGGGACGGCGCAATGAGGCTGGCCTCGAATCCCTGGAGTCACGTCGGGCCTTCAAAGCCATCGTGGAGAGTCTGGAGGACCGTCACACCCTGGACCTGCTGGTGTTACCTGTGCTGGTGAAAGAGGTCCTGCTGGATTTGGTCAAGCAGTCTGGATTGGACTCGTATGCAAAGCGGGACCGGGAAGGTCTGATCCCGTTCAAAGGCAATGGATCGTGGGCGATGCAGAGAACTGTTGATGAAATAGATTTTGGAGGCTCTGAGGGGCAGCTGAGATCGAATTATAATGCAGAGAACTCACCTTCCAAGCAGCCAGGTCTTTATCTACAATCTGCCCATCACAGAATTAACGGGACGGATGATTTCAGCAGAAAATCATACAACTCTTTTTCTCAAAGCTTGGCCCTTGACCCAACACACTTTGAGATGCCGGCGTCTCCAGAACGAGGTTCGCCACAAGAAACCAGATCTAAAACGCCATCGCATGACTCTGTGCTGTTGTCCGCGGGGAGCAGAGAGGATTTCGACCACCTCCTCATGTTCTTCACCACAATGGGATTTGCCAAGGACGTGGTGCAAGCTGTTCTAACCCGAACCGGTCCCAGAGAAGCCTCGCAGCTTCTGGATTTGATCCAGCAGGAGCAGCACAAATCTGGCCAGCGGAACCTCCCCAGCGAGTCCCAAAATGTGACGGGAATTGGTGGAGAAATGCATGAGGCACTTCAGATTCTAGAAGCCAGTAAAGAAAAACCCAATGCTAAAGAGGAAGACTTTGTCTTGGATGTGTTGAAGAAGGCTGCGGCCACTTGTGGCTACACCGAAGAGACAGTAATGGAAGTGTGCAGCAATCTCCCCGAACTCAAGCCACACGAGCTGCTCATGGAACTGCAGAAACAAGGAGAGGTGAACAGGACCAGAGGAGGCTCTAAAAAAGCTGACTGGAAGATTGGTCCAAATTCAGTCGCAGATCTCGACACCGGGAGTGAAAAGGCTGGAGCAGAGATGAGGACCACAAAGGTAGACCCATCCAATCCAGTGAACATTAATGGCAGGCCTTTATCGGTGAGAGGACCACCGCAGACGACATACTGCTTTGAAACCTTGGACTCCGAAGTACAGCCAATGGATTCACACGTCCAACTGCCTCCACGGACTATCTGTCAGAACCCAGATCTCAGTTCCCCAAATATCTCCAACCAGTCCATTCCGCACAAACCTCAACACGGCAGATCAGGTGCAGCATCGGTGGTCACAGGATCACAGCGGTTCCTCGAGAGCCTCAAGACACCCTTCAAACTGCAGCTGTCGGACGAGCCTGGTGACTCCATGCTGCGTCAGATCATCATCGATGGGAGCAATGTCGCAATGAG TCACGGTTTGGGGGTGTTTTTCTCCTGTCGAGGCATCGCTCTGGCCGTGCAGCAGTTTTGGGCGAGAGGTCATCGTGAGATCACCGTGTTCGTCCCTCAGTGGAGACAGAAGAGCAACTCAAAGGTTAAAG AGAGGCAATACATGAATGAACTCTGTGATCTGGGTTTCCTCAAATACACTCCATCCAGAGAGGTCGAGGGCAAGAGAATCAACTCATACGACGACCG ATTCATGCTGGAGCTGGCGCAGAAGACCAAAGGAGTGATTGTGACCAATGACAACCTGAGAGATCTGGTGGACGAGTCGCCCGCCTGGAGAGACATCATTAAGAAAAG TTTGCTTCAGTACGTGTTTGCCGGCGATCTTTTCATGTTACCTGACGATCCTTTGGGCCGCGGTGGTCCTCATCTGAGAGACTTCCTTCATAAACACAACAG TTTACCTGTCCCAGGCAGTCACTCATACGCAGGTGCATCCGCGTCCTCTCCTCATCGGCCTGCCACGCTGCACGCTCACACCGAAGTGCTGCGCTTTCGAGACCGGACACCGGGGGGTCCCAGCAGAGGTCAGGGGTCAGGCAGAGGTCAGTGGGATGAGGGCGAGGGGCGTCAGGAGGTCAGGGAGAGGACGGCGGAGGAGACGCTGAAGCTGCTGCAGGGTTTAGTGACGATCTTTCCTGGCCAGGAGAGCGTGATTATCATGATCCTGCAGTGTCACCCGAGGATCAGAGACGTCAGCCGACTCACAGACCTCATCCTGGAACAACAGGAATGA